From the Prunus dulcis chromosome 4, ALMONDv2, whole genome shotgun sequence genome, one window contains:
- the LOC117623928 gene encoding cysteine-rich repeat secretory protein 38-like, producing MGSSRLLIFFILPILLVLDPLAPAIADDQNSHTVCTEKADYCWSCSNANNTINGSIYKQNLNSLLSSFPSNAQINSRFYNFSLGQAPNTGNAIAVCRGDVAPKDCLTCFRDSVSILLQNCTSTNEQEAIIWAERCTVRYSTVSILGVLEDEPVLRLNSPRNASNAELYNQVLNPLFKNLSEKAAAGDSLSKFAAGHALVPVTNQTIYATVQCSPDLDKQNCSNCLEESISDIRKCCGGLEGARVLKPSCYLRFESNPFYEPGADTLINLPGEQGNNTSGNKPSNITTKVSPPSFFRLVLSLCLLSAFAFL from the exons ATGGGTTCCTCAAGATTGCTaattttcttcattcttccTATACTCTTGGTCTTGGACCCTCTTGCTCCTGCCATAGCGGATGACCAAAACAGCCACACTGTTTGCACGGAGAAAGCAGACTACTGCTGGAGCTGCTCCAATGCTAACAACACCATCAATGGCAGCATCTACAAACAAAATCTCAACTCCCTCCTCTCCTCTTTCCCTTCCAACGCCCAAATCAATTCCAGGTTTTACAATTTTTCTCTGGGACAAGCCCCCAACACAGGGAACGCAATTGCCGTATGCAGAGGGGACGTTGCACCCAAAGATTGCCTCACCTGTTTCAGAGACTCTGTTTCTATTCTCCTGCAGAACTGTACCAGTACTAATGAGCAGGAAGCAATCATATGGGCAGAGCGCTGTACGGTTCGATACTCGACCGTCTCGATTTTGGGTGTGCTTGAAGATGAGCCTGTTCTGCGTTTGAACAGCCCACGTAACGCATCAAACGCTGAACTTTACAATCAGGTGCTTAACCccttatttaaaaatttaagtgAGAAAGCTGCAGCAGGGGACTCTCTTTCAAAATTTGCAGCAGGGCATGCGCTGGTGCCTGTAACAAATCAAACTATATATGCAACTGTCCAGTGCAGCCCTGATTTGGACAAACAAAACTGCAGCAATTGCCTTGAAGAGTCCATCTCAGATATTCGAAAGTGTTGTGGTGGTCTGGAAGGAGCAAGAGTTCTTAAACCCAGCTGTTATTTGAGGTTTGAGTCCAATCCTTTCTATGAGCCTGGAGCAGATACCCTAATAAACCTTCCAGGCGAACAAG GAAATAATACAAGTGGAAATAAGCCGAGTAACATTACAACAAAAGTGTCGCCACCGTCGTTCTTTCGATTGGTATTGTCATTGTGCTTATTATCAGCATTTGCATTCTTGTGA